In Campylobacter vicugnae, a genomic segment contains:
- a CDS encoding branched-chain amino acid ABC transporter permease, translating to MDITLFLQQMVNGFSLGSMYALIAIGYTMVYGVLRLINFAHGDIMMVGAYVALFCMTSMALPFGFALLFAVVVSALLGVCTDKIAYKPLRSAPRISLLITAIGISFLLENVFQVVFGGTPRSFNVPEFFEQVVSIGAITLPVSAIFVPVITIFLLMIVLYVLYKTKYGIAIRALAFDISTVNLMGIDANLIISIVFGLGSSLAAIGGVFWAINYPSIDPLMGVLIGLKAFAAAVLGGIGSVGGAVLGGFIIGFTEVVAVALFPDLAGFKDAFAFIFLILVLLFKPTGILGYNFEKSRF from the coding sequence ATGGATATTACTCTATTTTTACAGCAGATGGTAAATGGTTTTAGTCTTGGATCCATGTATGCTTTGATAGCTATTGGCTATACTATGGTTTATGGTGTTTTAAGGCTTATCAACTTTGCTCATGGCGATATTATGATGGTTGGAGCATATGTGGCTTTGTTTTGTATGACTAGTATGGCGCTTCCTTTTGGATTTGCTTTGCTTTTTGCAGTTGTTGTATCGGCACTTCTTGGTGTTTGTACTGATAAGATTGCTTATAAACCACTTCGCTCAGCTCCTAGAATTTCGCTATTAATCACAGCTATTGGTATTAGTTTTTTACTTGAAAATGTGTTTCAAGTAGTGTTTGGTGGCACGCCTAGATCATTTAATGTACCTGAGTTTTTTGAACAAGTAGTAAGTATTGGTGCGATTACATTGCCAGTTAGTGCTATTTTTGTACCAGTAATTACTATATTTTTATTAATGATAGTGTTGTATGTGCTTTATAAAACAAAATATGGCATAGCAATTAGAGCGCTTGCTTTTGATATTAGTACAGTTAATTTAATGGGAATTGATGCAAATTTAATTATATCTATTGTGTTTGGGCTTGGCTCATCTCTTGCTGCTATTGGCGGTGTATTTTGGGCTATTAATTATCCTAGTATCGATCCATTAATGGGCGTATTAATTGGACTTAAGGCTTTTGCCGCTGCGGTGCTTGGCGGTATTGGTAGCGTTGGCGGAGCTGTGCTTGGCGGATTTATTATTGGATTTACAGAGGTTGTTGCTGTGGCACTATTTCCAGATCTTGCAGGGTTTAAAGATGCTTTTGCATTTATCTTTTTGATTTTAGTTTTACTATTTAAACCAACTGGAATTTTGGGATATAATTTTGAAAAGAGTAGGTTTTAG
- a CDS encoding branched-chain amino acid ABC transporter permease, producing MASRFKFWLAVILAIGFLFFCDAYLGEYSLGIVNNIAIFITLAISYNLINGVTGQFSLEPNGFVAVGAYVAAILLLNADSKLYQFDAAEPSNIILAIYTSNFILAMFISGVCATLLALLLAMPVFRVRGDYLAIVTLGFGFIIQLLAVNFPAFTNGSIGLNEVMRVDSNGDLSRFTNIFYSGGLAIFATIVILNLVYSKFGRAMKAVRDDEDAAIAMGINTFATKTTAFCVSAFFEGMGGALLVGLLGSVSPDQFTFMFTFLLLIIIVLGGLGSTTGAIIGTVLVIGGSEWLRFLDEPMNIFGYQTEAYPGLRMVVFSLVLIFVMLFARKGIMGQMELGDLFRGRRK from the coding sequence ATGGCAAGTAGATTTAAATTTTGGTTAGCTGTTATTTTAGCAATTGGGTTTTTATTTTTCTGTGATGCGTATCTAGGCGAGTATAGTTTAGGAATTGTAAATAATATTGCTATATTTATTACTCTTGCTATTAGCTATAATCTTATAAATGGAGTTACTGGACAATTTAGTCTTGAGCCAAATGGATTTGTAGCTGTTGGGGCTTATGTAGCTGCTATTTTGCTTCTTAATGCTGATTCTAAGCTATATCAATTTGATGCAGCTGAGCCATCAAATATTATCTTAGCTATTTATACTAGTAATTTTATTTTAGCAATGTTTATCAGTGGTGTTTGTGCTACACTTTTAGCTTTACTGCTTGCTATGCCTGTATTTAGAGTTAGGGGTGATTATTTGGCTATTGTTACTTTGGGGTTTGGTTTTATAATTCAACTTTTAGCTGTCAATTTCCCTGCCTTTACAAATGGTTCAATTGGCTTAAATGAGGTTATGAGAGTCGATAGTAATGGAGATTTAAGCCGCTTTACAAATATTTTTTATAGTGGTGGACTAGCTATTTTTGCTACTATTGTAATTTTAAATTTAGTATATTCTAAATTTGGCCGTGCTATGAAGGCTGTTCGCGATGATGAAGATGCAGCTATTGCGATGGGGATTAATACCTTTGCTACTAAGACTACAGCGTTTTGTGTAAGTGCATTTTTTGAAGGTATGGGTGGAGCTTTACTAGTTGGATTATTAGGTAGTGTTAGTCCTGACCAATTTACATTTATGTTTACATTCTTACTACTTATTATCATAGTACTTGGCGGGCTTGGTAGTACTACTGGAGCTATTATTGGTACAGTGCTAGTAATTGGTGGTAGTGAGTGGCTAAGATTTTTAGATGAGCCTATGAATATCTTTGGCTATCAAACCGAGGCTTACCCAGGGCTTAGAATGGTTGTATTCTCACTAGTACTAATCTTTGTAATGCTATTTGCTAGAAAGGGCATTATGGGGCAAATGGAGCTAGGGGATCTATTTAGAGGTAGACGCAAATGA
- a CDS encoding ABC transporter ATP-binding protein, translating into MILELSKICKNFGGVEAIKETSFGVKSGEIFGLIGPNGAGKTTMFNIITGAYEPSSGEIKFDGKRLNGIKPNKIVNLGIARTFQNIRLFGSLTVLENVLIGLNSSTKYSFLEACLHLGRFAKSERIAKERTMAILERLGIARYANEFAKNLSYGTQRKVEIARALATNPKLLLLDEPAAGMNPSETDELANLIFDLRATDGLSILLIEHDMKFVNHLCDRVLVLDYGRVIFTGSPADAVKHEDVISAYLGDFIQ; encoded by the coding sequence ATGATATTAGAACTAAGTAAAATTTGTAAAAATTTTGGTGGTGTAGAGGCCATCAAAGAGACTAGCTTTGGTGTAAAAAGTGGAGAGATTTTTGGGCTTATTGGGCCTAATGGGGCTGGAAAAACTACTATGTTTAATATAATTACTGGTGCCTATGAGCCAAGTAGTGGTGAGATCAAATTTGATGGCAAAAGATTAAATGGAATTAAGCCAAATAAAATTGTAAATTTAGGTATTGCTAGAACATTTCAAAATATTCGTCTTTTTGGTTCTCTTACTGTCTTAGAAAATGTATTAATCGGCTTAAATAGCTCAACAAAATATAGTTTTTTAGAAGCTTGTTTGCATCTTGGTAGATTTGCTAAATCTGAAAGAATAGCCAAAGAGCGTACTATGGCAATTTTAGAGCGTTTAGGTATTGCTAGATATGCTAATGAATTTGCTAAAAACTTAAGCTACGGAACGCAGCGCAAAGTAGAGATAGCAAGAGCGTTAGCAACTAATCCAAAACTACTTTTACTAGATGAGCCAGCAGCTGGTATGAATCCTAGCGAGACTGATGAGTTGGCAAATTTAATATTTGATCTTAGGGCTACTGATGGGTTATCTATTTTATTAATTGAGCATGATATGAAATTTGTAAATCATCTTTGCGATAGGGTTTTGGTGCTTGATTATGGTAGAGTGATTTTTACTGGCTCGCCAGCTGATGCAGTAAAACACGAAGATGTTATAAGTGCTTATTTAGGGGATTTTATACAATGA
- a CDS encoding ABC transporter ATP-binding protein, whose protein sequence is MIDVRNLHVYYGMIEAVKGISFSVQTGQIVSLIGSNGAGKSSTLNALINSVKRSGQINFLGYDTSRHKTHTLVRQGIALVPEGRRVFINLTVEENLKMGAFNNDENYEHLKETMYDLFPRLKQKRDQLAGTLSGGEAQMLAISRALMSEPKLLMLDEPSLGLAPKIVGEVFDIIERLKEEGITILLVEQNAFLALKTSDYTYVLENGHIVMEGVSKDMIGNDEIRKRYLGA, encoded by the coding sequence ATGATAGATGTTAGAAATTTGCATGTATATTATGGAATGATTGAGGCTGTAAAGGGGATTAGCTTTTCTGTGCAAACTGGCCAAATAGTAAGCCTTATAGGCTCAAATGGTGCTGGAAAGAGTAGTACCTTAAATGCACTTATAAACTCAGTTAAAAGAAGTGGCCAGATAAATTTCTTAGGATATGATACTAGTAGGCATAAAACTCATACGCTTGTAAGGCAAGGAATTGCTTTGGTGCCTGAAGGTAGAAGAGTATTTATAAACTTAACCGTAGAAGAAAATCTTAAAATGGGTGCTTTTAATAATGATGAAAACTATGAGCATTTAAAAGAGACTATGTATGATCTATTTCCAAGGCTTAAGCAAAAGCGTGATCAACTTGCTGGAACTCTAAGTGGTGGAGAGGCTCAAATGTTAGCTATATCTAGAGCTTTAATGAGTGAGCCAAAGCTTTTAATGCTTGATGAGCCTAGTCTTGGCCTTGCTCCTAAGATTGTAGGTGAGGTTTTTGATATTATTGAGAGGCTTAAAGAAGAGGGTATTACTATATTATTGGTTGAACAAAATGCATTTTTAGCGCTTAAAACTAGCGATTATACCTATGTATTAGAAAATGGCCATATCGTTATGGAAGGCGTATCAAAAGATATGATAGGCAATGATGAAATTCGCAAAAGATATCTTGGTGCGTAA
- a CDS encoding apolipoprotein N-acyltransferase — protein sequence MDYFTLKFIINGFIISILLSLFIFLDILNLKYIANLSLISAIFGFYLLLKSSRQIWFWSGVFTGLFWFYWISFSLIYYNFAYLIPIEILGICLIYGFIFLAAGWLENIYIKAIFLLFASYIAPFGFDWLNFKLIFVDTFFIPSIYTLALVLISILIAIKFNIYFGISLLICSLAINYNYKTEPKSLPFDISLISTNISQDKIWERSTKDKIVKNNLDMIDQAISDGSRIVVLPESAFPLFLDHSEILLSVLKQKSHQIAIVAGALGTNDNKIYNSTYLFDKGEIKRLDKLILVPFGEEIPLPNFIKNLINEIFFDSAVDYSHANNVSDYEIDGVKIRNAICYEATRDELFVDKPKFMIAITNNAWFAPSTQPNLQSKLLKLKAYKYKTTIYHSVNGSPSQMITP from the coding sequence GTGGATTATTTTACATTAAAATTTATAATAAACGGCTTTATAATCTCTATTTTGCTATCACTTTTTATATTTTTAGATATATTAAATTTAAAATATATAGCAAATTTATCTCTTATTAGTGCTATTTTTGGCTTTTATCTTCTTCTTAAAAGCAGTAGGCAAATTTGGTTTTGGAGTGGAGTTTTTACTGGATTATTTTGGTTTTATTGGATTAGTTTTAGTTTGATTTATTACAATTTTGCCTATCTTATTCCTATTGAAATTTTAGGAATTTGTCTGATTTATGGATTTATATTTTTGGCTGCTGGATGGCTAGAAAATATCTATATTAAGGCGATTTTTTTACTTTTTGCTAGTTATATTGCACCTTTTGGTTTTGATTGGTTAAATTTCAAGCTAATATTTGTTGATACATTTTTTATCCCATCTATTTATACTCTTGCTTTGGTGCTTATATCTATACTTATAGCTATTAAATTTAATATATATTTTGGTATCTCATTGCTTATTTGCTCTTTAGCGATTAATTACAACTATAAAACTGAGCCTAAAAGTCTTCCATTTGATATCTCACTTATTAGCACAAATATTAGTCAAGATAAAATCTGGGAGCGCTCCACAAAAGATAAAATTGTAAAAAATAACCTTGATATGATCGATCAAGCTATAAGCGATGGCTCTAGAATTGTAGTTTTGCCTGAGAGTGCATTTCCACTATTTTTAGATCATAGTGAAATTTTACTTAGCGTTTTAAAGCAAAAATCACATCAAATCGCCATCGTAGCTGGAGCTTTAGGAACTAATGATAATAAGATATATAATTCAACCTATCTTTTTGATAAAGGGGAAATAAAAAGACTTGACAAGCTAATATTAGTGCCATTTGGCGAAGAGATACCACTTCCAAATTTTATTAAAAATTTAATAAATGAGATATTCTTTGATTCAGCCGTAGATTATAGCCATGCTAATAACGTAAGTGATTATGAGATAGATGGGGTTAAGATTAGAAATGCTATATGCTATGAAGCAACTCGTGATGAGTTGTTTGTTGATAAACCTAAATTTATGATAGCAATTACTAATAATGCTTGGTTTGCTCCATCTACTCAGCCAAATTTACAAAGCAAACTACTAAAACTAAAAGCATATAAATACAAAACCACAATCTATCATAGTGTAAATGGTAGTCCAAGCCAGATGATTACCCCATAA
- the yajC gene encoding preprotein translocase subunit YajC: MAENSMLTSLLPLVVLFAIFYFLVIRPQQKQQREHKNMLANLQKGDKIVTNGGLVCEVIKPEDDFIKVKLNDDVIVRIDRNFVAKKLDKIESSDEK; the protein is encoded by the coding sequence ATGGCAGAGAATTCGATGCTAACTTCATTATTACCTCTTGTTGTATTGTTTGCAATATTCTATTTTTTAGTTATCAGACCGCAACAAAAACAGCAACGCGAGCATAAAAATATGCTAGCAAATCTCCAAAAGGGCGATAAAATCGTTACAAATGGAGGATTAGTGTGTGAGGTCATCAAACCAGAAGATGATTTTATCAAAGTTAAACTTAATGATGACGTAATTGTTCGCATTGATAGAAATTTTGTCGCTAAAAAATTAGACAAAATCGAGTCAAGTGATGAGAAGTAG
- the secD gene encoding protein translocase subunit SecD, protein MRSRITYRLIIFILALVFGIFFSMPSFTGSQSGQKVSLGLDLQGGLYMLLSVQTDAAITSKIKSIASAIKYDTDKNDILVDRLKADESGISIALLDSDDAKKLDEILSKTTGIEVQKNELNYRILLTPQEKIDTAKYAVDQAVETIRNRLDQFGLAEPTVLKQGEDKILVELPGIKSSADEQRAMDLIAKSAHLQLMAVDEKRQDMAQTMNEDEASAYGDLLLSDARNPRYKYLVNEIPVLDGSMLVDARVAFDNQTNTPIINFTLNAQGASIFADFTGANVGKRLAIVLDDRVYSAPSINERIGGGSGQISGGFSIEEARDIAIALRSGALIAPVNLEEKRSIGPSLGQQSIDQSMVALAVGAILVVLFMILVYGLAGILANIALVVNILILIAVMALFGATLTLPGMAGILLTIGMAVDANVIINERIRELLKEGHNIHTCIQKGYQNAMSAIIDSNLTTLITSAALYAYGTGPVKGFAVTMSIGIAASMLTAILGTHGMFEFLSRRIEKGSTVLWFGYKIKRG, encoded by the coding sequence ATGAGAAGTAGGATAACTTATAGGCTTATAATTTTTATCCTTGCTTTGGTGTTTGGCATCTTTTTTTCGATGCCAAGCTTTACTGGTAGCCAAAGTGGTCAAAAAGTAAGCCTAGGACTAGATCTGCAAGGTGGTCTATATATGCTCTTAAGCGTTCAAACAGACGCTGCAATAACCTCTAAAATCAAATCAATAGCCTCAGCTATAAAATATGATACTGATAAAAATGATATCTTAGTAGATAGATTAAAAGCTGATGAGAGCGGGATTAGTATAGCTCTTTTAGATAGTGATGATGCTAAGAAATTAGATGAAATTCTATCTAAAACTACTGGCATAGAGGTGCAAAAAAATGAGTTAAACTATAGAATTTTACTGACTCCACAAGAGAAGATTGATACTGCTAAATATGCTGTAGATCAAGCTGTAGAGACTATTAGAAATCGTCTAGATCAGTTTGGTTTGGCTGAGCCTACAGTTCTTAAACAAGGCGAAGATAAAATCTTAGTAGAGCTTCCAGGTATTAAAAGTTCAGCTGATGAACAAAGAGCTATGGATTTAATAGCTAAATCAGCCCATCTTCAACTAATGGCAGTTGATGAAAAGCGTCAAGATATGGCTCAAACTATGAACGAAGATGAAGCATCTGCATATGGCGATTTGCTTTTAAGCGATGCTAGAAACCCAAGATATAAGTATTTAGTAAATGAAATTCCAGTTTTAGATGGAAGTATGCTAGTAGATGCTAGAGTGGCATTTGATAATCAAACAAATACTCCAATTATTAATTTTACACTTAATGCCCAAGGCGCTTCTATATTTGCTGATTTTACCGGCGCTAATGTAGGCAAACGCTTAGCTATCGTGCTTGATGATAGAGTGTATTCAGCTCCATCTATCAATGAAAGAATTGGTGGTGGAAGCGGTCAGATAAGTGGTGGATTTAGCATAGAAGAGGCTCGTGATATTGCTATTGCTTTAAGAAGTGGGGCTCTGATCGCACCTGTAAATTTAGAAGAGAAAAGAAGCATTGGTCCTAGTCTTGGTCAGCAAAGTATTGACCAAAGTATGGTAGCTCTTGCTGTTGGTGCGATTTTGGTTGTGCTATTTATGATTTTGGTTTATGGACTGGCTGGAATTTTGGCAAATATCGCTTTGGTAGTAAATATATTAATACTTATTGCTGTTATGGCGTTATTTGGTGCTACACTTACCTTGCCTGGTATGGCTGGTATTTTGCTTACTATAGGTATGGCTGTGGATGCCAATGTTATCATTAATGAGCGTATTAGGGAGCTTTTAAAAGAGGGTCATAATATTCATACTTGTATCCAAAAAGGATACCAAAATGCTATGAGTGCTATTATCGATTCAAATTTAACTACGCTTATTACTTCAGCTGCACTATATGCTTATGGTACTGGACCAGTTAAGGGCTTTGCTGTAACTATGAGTATTGGTATTGCTGCTTCTATGCTTACTGCAATTTTAGGAACTCATGGTATGTTTGAGTTTTTAAGCCGTAGAATAGAAAAAGGTAGCACTGTCCTTTGGTTTGGCTATAAGATTAAAAGGGGCTAG
- the secF gene encoding protein translocase subunit SecF codes for MQIFDKGKIYNFMGMRWIMFIISAILFFGSIGLLFTKGLSYGIDFAGGTLIQVKYHDKDAPIDLIRERFSTNEILKNASITEFGSASEITIRYTTTSDSLGNNPGAFVSEILKGTGEFEIRRVDVVGPKIGSELREKGIMAVAVSLVLILIYIGVRFEWRFALAAILSEIHDVVIVLGAISLLSIDVNLDTLAAILTVLGYSLNDTIIIFDRIRERVKESKFIKLFEVINESVSLTLSRTLMTSVTTLLAVFTLFFYGGDMIHGFSVIMIIGILIGTMSSVFIAAPMLSWFRFSVENYRASIVTKELRKKEKEKLRAMYEKGTV; via the coding sequence ATGCAGATATTTGATAAAGGTAAAATTTATAACTTTATGGGTATGAGATGGATAATGTTTATCATCTCTGCTATTTTATTTTTTGGATCTATTGGGTTGCTTTTTACTAAAGGGTTAAGCTATGGTATTGATTTTGCTGGCGGTACTTTAATACAGGTTAAATATCATGATAAAGATGCCCCTATAGATCTAATAAGAGAGAGATTCTCAACCAATGAGATATTAAAAAATGCTAGTATTACCGAATTTGGCTCAGCAAGCGAGATTACTATTAGATATACAACAACTAGTGATAGCTTAGGAAATAATCCAGGTGCATTTGTATCTGAAATTCTTAAAGGTACTGGTGAGTTTGAGATTCGTAGAGTAGATGTAGTAGGACCAAAAATTGGTAGCGAACTAAGAGAAAAAGGGATAATGGCTGTAGCTGTATCTTTGGTGTTGATACTTATATATATTGGTGTGAGATTTGAGTGGAGATTTGCACTAGCTGCTATACTTAGCGAAATTCACGATGTTGTTATTGTGCTAGGAGCTATTAGCTTGCTTAGTATAGATGTAAATTTAGATACTCTTGCAGCAATCTTAACTGTTCTTGGTTACTCTTTAAATGATACTATTATTATTTTTGATAGGATTAGAGAAAGAGTAAAAGAGAGTAAATTTATTAAATTATTTGAAGTAATTAATGAATCTGTATCGCTTACACTTTCTAGAACTTTGATGACATCTGTTACTACGCTTTTAGCTGTATTTACACTATTTTTCTATGGTGGAGATATGATTCATGGTTTTTCTGTTATTATGATAATTGGAATTTTAATTGGTACTATGAGTTCTGTGTTTATTGCTGCTCCTATGCTTAGTTGGTTTAGATTTAGTGTTGAAAACTATAGAGCCTCAATTGTAACTAAAGAGCTAAGAAAAAAAGAGAAAGAAAAGCTTCGTGCTATGTATGAAAAAGGTACGGTATAA
- a CDS encoding DUF6394 family protein codes for MDWGKVIFTFFALMSLTTTAGFLYDNNAVALFIAASINLISTLLKVGVRNLLAAELFASSLVADLHLIPAFVLLVSGFNQGIVYTLVIGAILANIFSMLLILIEANKTRDEF; via the coding sequence ATGGATTGGGGAAAGGTTATATTTACATTTTTTGCTCTTATGAGCCTTACTACTACAGCTGGTTTTTTATATGATAATAATGCTGTTGCGTTATTTATTGCTGCAAGTATAAATTTAATATCTACTTTGCTTAAAGTAGGTGTTAGAAATTTACTTGCAGCTGAGCTTTTTGCTAGTTCATTGGTAGCTGATTTGCACCTAATCCCAGCATTTGTGCTACTTGTAAGTGGTTTTAATCAAGGTATAGTATATACACTTGTTATTGGTGCAATTTTAGCAAATATATTTTCTATGCTTTTGATATTAATAGAAGCAAATAAAACTAGAGATGAATTCTAA
- the leuS gene encoding leucine--tRNA ligase, giving the protein MQYNAKDIEYKWQTTWRETKYSEPKNDYNLPKKYILSMFPYPSGRLHMGHVRNYSIGDALSRYWRNMGYNVLQPMGFDSFGMPAENAAIKHKIHPKKWTYENIDYMIKELDALGLSFSKNRLLATSDPLYTKWEQEFFIKMYEKGLVYRKSAVVNWCENDQTVLANEQVEDGKCWRCGHDVEQKEMPGYYLKITQYASELLECLKDLEGKWPSQVITMQENWIGQSSGLEFEFKFDDSSKDIVGEDGFMVFTTRPDTIYGVSYCALAPEHNITKKLLNSEFISAEVKEKIKSMLNQTPKERQIADKDGVYLGINAIHPLTGKLVPIWCANFVLAEYGHGALMAVPAHDERDYEFAIKFNLPINKIIECDELPYCQKSGKHINSDIINGMDYDEASKTIINHFQNSNIGKEVTNYKLRDWGISRQRYWGAPIPMVHCDSCGVVAENIENLPIALPDDVEITGEGNPLDKHASFKHCKCPKCGKNATRETDTMDTFFESSWYFARFASDDKSWENTAFDKQSVDYWMNVDQYIGGIEHAILHLLYARFFQKVLRDLGYLRDSEPFASLLTQGMVLKDGAKMSKSKGNTVDPDEIIAKYGADTARLFILFAAPPQKELEWNDSAVEGAFKFINRLCDRASNAYKCSVLPDINHKELDKAEQYARLKVYEALKKSSEVFESSFTFNTLIAACMEALNALNAQQNKDVWTEGYYIILNLLEPIIPHISWELSNELFGLKNFRKIELRSEVFQSDTINLAITVNGKRRAEVEVDKSLSDKEIIEITKTQVAKWIGSSQIIKEIYVPNKLVNIVIKG; this is encoded by the coding sequence ATGCAATACAATGCTAAAGATATAGAGTATAAATGGCAAACTACTTGGAGAGAAACTAAATATAGTGAGCCAAAAAATGACTATAACCTACCTAAAAAATATATTTTATCAATGTTTCCATATCCAAGTGGAAGATTGCATATGGGTCATGTTAGAAACTACAGCATAGGCGATGCGCTTTCTAGATACTGGAGAAATATGGGGTATAATGTTCTTCAGCCAATGGGGTTTGATAGTTTTGGTATGCCAGCAGAAAATGCTGCTATAAAGCATAAAATTCACCCTAAAAAATGGACATATGAAAATATTGATTATATGATTAAAGAGCTTGATGCATTAGGGTTAAGCTTTTCTAAAAATCGCTTATTAGCTACAAGCGATCCACTCTATACAAAGTGGGAACAAGAGTTTTTTATTAAAATGTATGAAAAAGGCTTAGTATATCGAAAATCAGCAGTAGTTAATTGGTGCGAGAACGATCAAACAGTATTAGCAAATGAGCAAGTAGAAGATGGCAAGTGCTGGAGATGTGGGCATGATGTAGAACAAAAAGAGATGCCAGGATATTATCTTAAAATTACTCAATACGCTAGTGAGCTTTTGGAGTGTTTAAAGGATTTAGAAGGCAAGTGGCCAAGTCAAGTTATCACTATGCAAGAAAACTGGATAGGTCAAAGTAGTGGTCTTGAATTTGAATTTAAATTTGATGATAGTAGCAAGGATATTGTAGGCGAAGATGGATTTATGGTATTTACTACTCGTCCTGATACTATCTATGGTGTAAGCTATTGCGCCTTAGCGCCTGAACATAACATAACAAAGAAGCTTTTAAATAGTGAATTTATTAGTGCTGAAGTCAAAGAAAAAATAAAATCTATGCTAAACCAAACTCCTAAAGAGCGTCAAATAGCTGATAAAGATGGAGTTTATTTAGGTATTAATGCTATTCATCCATTAACTGGTAAGTTAGTGCCTATTTGGTGCGCTAATTTTGTTTTGGCTGAATATGGACATGGTGCTTTGATGGCAGTTCCTGCACATGATGAGAGAGATTATGAGTTTGCTATTAAATTTAATCTACCAATTAACAAAATAATTGAGTGTGATGAGCTGCCATATTGTCAAAAAAGTGGCAAGCATATTAACTCTGATATAATCAATGGTATGGATTATGATGAGGCTAGTAAAACTATTATAAACCATTTTCAAAATAGCAATATAGGCAAAGAGGTTACAAATTACAAATTAAGAGATTGGGGTATCTCTAGACAGAGATACTGGGGCGCTCCAATTCCTATGGTGCATTGTGATAGCTGTGGAGTAGTAGCTGAAAATATAGAGAATCTACCAATTGCACTACCTGATGATGTTGAGATTACAGGAGAGGGCAATCCACTTGATAAACACGCTAGTTTTAAACATTGTAAATGTCCAAAATGTGGCAAAAATGCTACTAGAGAGACTGATACTATGGATACTTTTTTTGAGAGTAGTTGGTATTTTGCTAGATTTGCAAGCGATGATAAGAGCTGGGAAAATACAGCATTTGATAAGCAAAGTGTAGATTATTGGATGAATGTTGATCAGTATATTGGCGGGATTGAACATGCGATTTTGCATCTACTTTATGCTAGATTTTTTCAAAAAGTATTAAGAGATCTTGGTTATTTGCGAGATAGTGAGCCATTTGCTAGTTTATTAACTCAAGGAATGGTGCTAAAAGATGGCGCTAAAATGAGTAAGAGCAAGGGTAATACAGTTGATCCTGATGAGATTATAGCTAAGTATGGAGCTGATACTGCAAGGCTATTTATCTTATTTGCTGCTCCACCACAAAAAGAGCTAGAGTGGAATGATAGTGCAGTAGAGGGGGCATTTAAATTTATAAATAGATTGTGCGATAGAGCCTCTAATGCTTATAAATGCTCTGTCTTGCCAGATATTAATCATAAAGAGCTAGATAAAGCAGAGCAATACGCAAGACTTAAGGTATATGAAGCACTTAAAAAATCAAGTGAAGTTTTTGAAAGTAGCTTTACATTTAATACATTAATTGCTGCTTGTATGGAGGCATTAAACGCGTTAAATGCTCAACAAAATAAAGATGTATGGACTGAAGGTTACTATATTATCTTAAATTTACTTGAACCGATAATTCCGCATATTAGCTGGGAATTAAGTAATGAGTTATTTGGGCTTAAAAATTTTAGAAAAATAGAGTTAAGAAGCGAAGTATTCCAAAGCGATACAATAAATTTAGCCATCACAGTAAATGGTAAAAGGCGTGCTGAAGTTGAGGTTGATAAGAGTCTAAGTGATAAAGAGATTATTGAGATAACTAAAACTCAAGTGGCTAAATGGATTGGCTCATCGCAAATTATAAAAGAAATTTATGTGCCAAATAAACTTGTAAATATTGTTATAAAGGGATAG